From the genome of Mixophyes fleayi isolate aMixFle1 chromosome 2, aMixFle1.hap1, whole genome shotgun sequence, one region includes:
- the ZBTB21 gene encoding LOW QUALITY PROTEIN: zinc finger and BTB domain-containing protein 21 (The sequence of the model RefSeq protein was modified relative to this genomic sequence to represent the inferred CDS: inserted 1 base in 1 codon): MDGLLHYINPAHAISMLSSLNEERLKGQLCDVLLIVGDQKFRAHKNVLAASSEYFHSLFMDKNNESQTVFQLDFCEADAFDNVLNYIYSSSLFAEKESLAAVQELGYSLGISFLTNILSKTPQAPFSSCPSKKSGFQEEDESGSQQRSVIVCQSRNEAQNRNICHLQQDKSQASKPSSSIGKASSAKHYMRSDSLSSFLHSERKWHGSSNSSGERTVSGWLKRKTSEDCDNDDEDDDHPSASGSILRGNTSEIYKKKMVPSLLCSKTPSYSTQDAERNSPQIKEEERNLMYYSQIGLTVPSARSSSQHIDRSGPLVKSLLRRSLSMDSQVPAYSQAVDLQSLQGTSCLKDHSKVDVPCGTSYRHTLKGAVDKASVRDKGQENTVDLIRPFTMSQSTSTDTLLETGLCIKAEPSSPASEPSEIIRVTVGDAAQAKNRTFHLNPEHGTPLSRLPAKRRFQADRRMLPRRVKMKSSSSPXSDCNFGEDATALADFSDSDDSKEIGVETTSEIRQNKKFKCKHCLKIFRSTAGLHRHVNMYHNPEKPYSCDICYKRFHTNFKVWTHCQTQHGIVKNPSPASSAQAILDEKFQRKLIDIVREREIKKALMFKLRRGKTGFPGTASSQAQALKRSLRSRTKAAFTCNHCGKSYRFLSQFKQHCKMHPGEKCAYGNKTIRPKVPSPPKSPVESKDTINCRLCNVKLSSFVEQGNHERMCRNATLCPYCSLRFSTPELKNEHEPKCEYKKLTCLECMRTFKSSFSIWRHQVEVHNQNTMTPTENFSLPLIDHNGEIGNPSRLQSLSESSKGINFLTSKDDGVYSDSSEHMNFDSEDSNCLPEDLSISKQFSVKIKEEPVDDMDDSSDAHYGPKEDMSGSERGMWSCEKCGKIFTVFKQLERHQELLCSVKPFICHVCNKAFRTNFRLWSHFQSHMAQGEDSFKEPEACAPVSSPSPPPPPPPPPPPPPPPLPKIQPVEPDRGTVFPEKSNATEKSYAPQESDTLFYHAPPLSAITFKRQFMCKLCHRTFKTAFSLWSHEQTHN, from the exons ATGGATGGACTTCTACATTACATAAATCCAGCTCATGCAATTTCTATGTTGAGCTCTTTAAATGAGGAGCGTCTAAAAGGTCAACTTTGTGATGTTCTTCTGATAGTTGGGGACCAGAAGTTTCGAGCACACAAAAATGTGTTGGCTGCAAGCAGCGAATATTTCCACAGCTTGTTTATGGATAAAAACAACGAGTCTCAAACCGTCTTTCAGCTGGACTTCTGTGAAGCAGATGCATTTGACAATGTCTTGAACTACATATACTCCTCCTCTTTGTTTGCCGAGAAAGAGAGCCTTGCGGCTGTGCAGGAACTAGGTTACAGCCTAGGTATCAGTTTTCTAACGAATATACTTTCCAAAACGCCTCAAGCACCATTTTCTTCATGTCCAAGTAAAAAGTCTGGTTTCCAAGAGGAGGATGAAAGTGGGTCTCAACAAAGAAGTGTTATAGTCTGTCAAAGCAGAAATGAGGCGCAAAACAGGAACATCTGTCATTTACAACAGGACAAAAGCCAGGCTTCAAAGCCCTCCTCTTCTATTGGGAAGGCAAGTTCTGCTAAACATTATATGCGATCAGATTCACTTTCCAGTTTCTTACATTCTGAAAGGAAGTGGCATGGTTCCTCTAACTCCTCAGGTGAACGAACTGTAAGTGGTTGGTTGAAAAGAAAGACATCTGAAGattgtgataatgatgatgaagatgatgatcacCCTTCTGCTAGTGGGTCAATATTAAGAGGAAATACATCTGAGATATACAAGAAAAAAATGGTGCCCTCATTACTGTGCTCAAAAACACCGTCATATTCAACACAGGATGCAGAAAGAAATAGTCCACAGATTAAAGAAGAAGAGAGAAACTTGATGTATTACTCCCAGATAGGACTTACAGTTCCTTCTGCCAGATCGTCAAGTCAACATATTGATCGTAGTGGTCCACTTGTTAAAAGTCTTCTTCGAAGATCACTATCTATGGATAGTCAGGTTCCTGCATACTCACAAGCTGTTGACTTGCAGTCTCTTCAAGGAACGTCATGCCTAAAAGACCACTCAAAAGTAGATGTGCCTTGTGGGACGTCTTACAGGCACACATTAAAAGGAGCTGTGGATAAAGCAAGCGTTCGAGATAAGGGTCAAGAAAACACTGTAGATCTCATAAGACCCTTTACAATGTCGCAGTCAACCTCTACAGATACCCTTCTTGAAACGGGTCTGTGTATAAAGGCTGAGCCCAGTAGTCCTGCTTCAGAACCATCAGAAATAATTAGGGTAACCGTGGGAGATGCTGCCCAAGCAAAGAATAGAACGTTTCATCTTAATCCTGAACATGGGACTCCTTTAAGTAGGCTGCCCGCGAAAAGAAGATTTCAAGCCGATAGAAGAATGCTGCCGAGAAGAGTAAAGATGAAATCAAGCAGTTCCC AATCCGATTGTAACTTTGGAGAAGACGCTACAGCCCTTGCTGATTTCTCAGATTCTGATGACAGCAAGGAGATAGGAGTTGAAACTACATCAGAAATCAggcaaaacaaaaaatttaaatgtaaacactGCCTTAAAATTTTTCGATCGACTGCTGGTCTTCATCGTCATGTAAACATGTACCATAACCctgagaaaccatattcttgtgaCATTTGCTACAAAAGATTCCACACAAACTTTAAAGTGTGGACACATTGTCAGACACAACACGGTATAGTGAAGAATCCATCGCCCGCATCAAGTGCCCAAGCAATTTTGGATGAAAAATTCCAAAGGAAATTGATAGACATTGTCAGAGAACGGGAAATTAAAAAAGCCCTTATGTTTAAGTTGCGACGAGGCAAAACGGGCTTTCCAGGAACGGCAAGTAGCCAAGCACAAGCACTGAAAAGAAGCTTACGGTCAAGAACCAAAGCTGCCTTTACGTGCAACCATTGTGGAAAGTCTTACCGTTTCTTGTCTCAGTTTAAACAACACTGCAAAATGCATCCAGGGGAAAAATGTGCATATGGCAACAAGACCATTAGGCCGAAAGTACCTTCACCTCCAAAGAGCCCAGTGGAAAGCAAGGATACGATTAACTGCCGACTCTGCAATGTAAAGTTGTCCTCGTTTGTCGAACAGGGAAACCACGAACGGATGTGTAGAAATGCAACATTATGCCCGTATTGTAGTCTACGGTTTTCTACTCCAGAACTTAAGAACGAACATGAACCAAAGTGTGAATATAAGAAGCTTACATGCCTTGAGTGCATGCGGACATTTAAATCTTCTTTCAGTATTTGGCGCCATCAAGTTGAAGTCCACAACCAAAACACAATGACTCCAACAGAGAATTTTTCCTTGCCTTTGATTGATCACAATGGAGAGATTGGTAATCCATCAAGGCTTCAGTCGTTATCTGAATCTAGCAAGGGAATTAACTTTCTTACGTCGAAAGATGATGGCGTGTACAGTGATTCTTCAGAACACATGAACTTTGATTCGGAGGACTCGAACTGTCTCCCTGAAGATCTTAGCATTTCAAAACAATTCAGCGTTAAGATCAAGGAAGAGCCTGTTGATGATATGGACGACAGTTCTGACGCTCACTATGGTCCTAAGGAAGACATGTCTGGCTCGGAGCGCGGCATGTGGTCTTGTGAAAAATGTGGGAAAATCTTTACAGTTTTCAAGCAGCTAGAGCGTCATCAGGAACTTTTGTGCTCGGTCAAACCTTTCATTTGTCACGTATGCAACAAAGCGTTCCGGACGAACTTTCGCCTTTGGAGTCACTTTCAATCACATATGGCACAAGGGGAAGACTCTTTCAAAGAACCAGAAGCATGCGCTCCTGTGAGCTCCCCATCCCCACCGCCACCTCCGCCGCCgccaccaccacctcctcctccccctcttcctAAAATACAGCCCGTAGAACCAGATCGTGGCACAGTTTTTCCAGAGAAATCAAATGCAACAGAAAAATCATACGCTCCTCAAGAGTCGGATACCCTCTTCTACCACGCCCCGCCGCTCTCAGCCATTACCTTTAAACGGCAGTTCATGTGTAAACTGTGTCACAGAACATTTAAAACTGCATTTAGTTTGTGGAGTCACGAGCAGACGCACAACTGA